The DNA window ttaaagtagtgagttcttgtgcagcttgttgtttgctctttgcatgcacatatatcactatcgtctgcatacatttgaacttcataCCCAGTACAGACAGGAGGCAGATCATTAAtatacaggctgaacaggaggggccccagtattgacccttggggcacgcccacatcatagctaagagtgggcaacagctcattgctcactctgacacactgagttctgccttcaaggtatgatttcatccatctcaaggcatcgggggaaaagttgaacttggacaattttgtgatgagaatctcatggttaacagtatcaaaagccttccttaggtccagaaacacagccccaacaacgccccctttgtccatcttggacttacattttccagaagaaagcagttggccgtttctgtggagtgtttcgctctgaagccaaactgcatggagtgtaatgtgaaggtgctgttgttgaggtgggcaatcagttgttctgctagacacttttcaacaaccttcgacaccacaggtagtatactaatgggcctgtagttactcacgtcagcagggtcacccgatttaaagatggccgttattatggccgactttcatacccttggaaacacctCCAGACCAATatatgtgttggtgaccttagtaatggggccaatgagtgactctttgtagtttttaagaaaggtagagtccagccctaaacatctttggctttagagttctttagtgagctaatcaccttgttcacctttgactcagaaacctcccttatgatgaagacaggttgagcgtaatttactagcactgagcccaagaaACCGGTGGAGaggttctgtgtcagtaccctgacagagtcaataaagtaggaattgaatgctattgctatttcgactgcTTCCCGTGTTCgattgttattcaccatgatttctagtctttttgcagtgttactatggtctttccctgttaacttttttagattctcccagatcaatttagaatttccctttgcttcaccaattatgttaataaatAAGTTTGCCTTGGCCTCTCTGATTTCTTTCATCgccttatttctcaacatggtaaacctacgtctgtcatgctctaatgTGGATTTTATGGCTGTTTTTAGAGCATGATCTTGTTCTTTCATCAGTTTCCAGATTTCTCCATTTAGCATAGCTagagtgctcttttggccaggtttggatttgattttctttaggaaaccatttattgtagtctggattgtggatagaaaaacctgaCTATGAGCTTCCACAgctgtataggacaagagatcattccagttCCCTTAATTGCGAtttcaaaatagtttaattcactCTTAGGAATTCTTAGTTGATCCGTCTTTCTAgcagtagagaggttaaacctgctcttagaaagctttctggctataagtgtcagattatgatcagacagcccagtaaccatattcaatgatttagtcactctctctggtttattactgaacaccaaatcaatctgtgttttagagcaacaagtcaccctggttggccctttaactagttgtgtaaggtcaaaggtattCGTGATCCGTTTGACGGTTTTCCTACAAGACTTATCTTCATAAttaatattaaaatctcccattaaGATCCCAAAATCACATTCTctaagcatgttattaaactgatcaaaaaacacacttttggtggaaggtggtctatacattccaataagggtaaaagacatttggggagacagtgtaacgttcaggccaatacattctagttcattatcacatgaccactcaatttgtttacatcggatatgttctttaatgtaaatcatcagacccccctcctcttccttcaatcttgtctctcctgaaaacattgtagccaggcacaatcaaagcagcacatggagagtttttatggagccatgtatctgaaaggcagaggaagtcaaggttggagtctgtgagtagatgttgaatttgatcactttttggaATGACACTATGAATGTTAAAGTTCCCCCCTAGCAGTCCCTTGGGTTTAGCTCGTGGGTCCCAGATGACTTGAGagttttttaaccaggtaggcaagttgagaacaagttctcatttacaactgtgacctggccaagataaagcaaagcagtgcgacagacacgacaacacagagttacatggaataaacaagcgtagtcaataacacaatagaaaaaaagaaagtctatatacagtgtgtgcaaatggcatgaggaggtatggcaataaatagcaCTCACCCACTTCCGCAGCGGCGACGATCAGTGGACGAGGCCATCCATTTCAGTGAGTATCGCTGGCTCGGTGATGTTAGGCCCAGGATTGAGTTGCACATCTCAGGAGAGCAGGAGGATAGTGAACAGGTAGTTTAACAGTTTCCGATAAATGTTGGACTTGTGTTTGTTACGCCTAAGCAGGTCAGTGGAATAGGGAGCGAGGTAGACTTGGCCATTATTCAGAACATTATGGTATGCTGTGTACTGTCCGCTCCCATGGAACGGTGAACTAATGTGTTTGGTGTTGATATTCTCCGGCAGTAGATTGATTGTCATCCCAGCAAGGACGCACTGAGATTATCAGTAGAGCAGctacataactgacaatcatgACAATGTACTGGAGATAAAACACATCATTGCGCTTTAAATCTTTGCATGAGTTACTTAGCAGGGGTCGGCGTACACCTGATGTTTTAGATAAAATAACAGCATTCGTAGGAGAAGCGGCACCTGCCACACCACCCTCCCTTCCGTCTGCCATTTTCCTTTCCCTTCGTTTGTTGTTGTCAAATAATCTTTTTTAAATGTACTAAGTAAAAGATTAAAAGCATTACAATTGGGATGTTTCCCACGTatttacacaacctactccacactTGCAAAGTGAAAGTTTATAGAAAAGTTCTGAAATTAAGTAGTAAACAGAAGAAAAGCAGAATTGAGTTCAATTATAATGCAAATAATTTAATGGTCTATGGTTCAATCCCATTTCTGAATGTCTGATGAATAATTAATATTGTTCCTCCTCTTCCTTGTAGCAGGCGCAGCAGGACACTGCCCTCCAAAGCCTGCAAAATAATCGCCGGACTGCCCCTTTCCTAGCTCTGCATGGAACATCCAGTGTCACGTCCTTGGTGACGTGTGGGGTGACATCCGGGATGACCACAGCAACATCCTCTGGAAAGGGAAAAAAGAGGACCAGAATGTAAACAAATGCAAGCCGTAGGTTCTAAACACTGGCCAGTTGAAAGGTTCTACTAAGATGTCATGACAAACGGCACCTGTCAGAGTGCTCTCAAAGTGTTACTCACCTGCTTGGATGTCAGCTGGCAGAGTGGTGAAGACGGCCATCGTGAGAGTCCTTTCTTCAGGTGTGATGTCCACAACCTCCAAGAGGGAAGAGATGGGCTCTGCCTCTGTATTAGGGGTGATGTCCACAATATTTAGGTGGGAAGAAGCCGGGTCTGCCTCTGTATTAAGGGTGATGTCCACAACATTCAGGTGGGAAGAAGCCgggtctgtctctgtttttgggGTGATGTCTTGAACCTCCAGGTGGGAAGAAGCCGGGCCTGCCTCTGTATTAAGGGTGATGTCCACAACATTCAGGTGGGAAGAAGCCGGATCTGCCTCTGTATTAAGGGTGATGTCCACAACCTCCAGGTGGGAAGAAGCCGGGTCTGCCTCTGTGTTAGGGGTGATGTCCACAACATTCAGGTGGGAAGAAGCCGGGTCTGCCTCTGTTTTTGGGGTGATGTCTTGAACCTCCAGGTGGGAAGATGCCGGGCCTGCCTCTGTTTTTGGGGTGATGTCTTGAACCTCCAGGTGGGAAGATGCCGGGTCTGCCTCTGTCTTAGGGGTGATATCCACAACCTCCAGGTGTGACGAACACACGTCTGCCTCTGTGTTAGGGGTGACTTTCACAACCTCCAGGTGGGAAGATGCTGGGTCTGTGTCATGGGTGACAACAACAATCCTGATGAGCTCTACTACTACAAGGCACCAAGATGTCATCAGAACAGGCATCTGTCAGAGTGCTCTCTATCATTGCTACTCACCTGCTTGGATGTCAGCTGGTCGTGGGGTGGAGACGGCCACCGGGAGGACAGGGGGGGCTGGTAGGGTGGCTGTGGGGGGCTGGAAGCGGCTCTGAACCTCGTTCACCACAAAGGCACAGACAGAGCTCATATAAAAAGGGCTCTGGAGGTCATCGGTGGAGAAGGACTGACTGATTCTCCCGAGGATCGATCGCACAGAGTCAAAAGCAGCAGCCAGGGAGAAAGGGATGTGAGGGGAAGGGTCCTTTAACATGCAGGAGAGCTTCTCCACTACGGCCGCCACCATGCCCACGGCCATCCCGCTTATTAGGATTGGGTGCTCTGAATGGCCTTCCTCTGGCTGAAGCCACAGCGCCAGGAGGAGCCTgggcaccacctccaccaccacctgagATGGGCTGAGCAGGTTGCTACGGGGCTCATTGGACTGCTCGCCCAGAATGCTCCTCACAGCTCTTTCCACGATGCTGTGGACTTTAGGATCGCTGAAATCAACAAAAAGAAGACAAAGCTAAATGATGTGCAATGTGCTCACAGAGAACACTGTCTTAGTCTGTTTCTGCGTAGTTCCAGATGTGTAGATAAATGGATCAAGTCATATGCAGGGCAGTACATGGAACTCACATGTCAGCTGGCGAGGTGGAGTGCATGGAGCGGCGGAGCTTGCAGAAAGCCTCGTGCTCTATGTCCATCATTTTTAGGCAAGTGTTTACTTCCCaggcctgcagtatgaaacaggaAGTCCCATTAGTGTAATTTCACAACAGATCTATCCTGCTGTGCTAACTCGTTGTTGAAAGGCTAGTAAAGAGCTCACTAACTTGTAGTATGTCTCTAACTCTCATTCTCTTACCAGCCGAGCGAGGTCGTTTCCCTCCTCCAGGGTTTCCTTCCACACCCTTCAAATAAAACACAGAGCAATTCAACTTTCCTGGCTTCTGATTTTTCTGTAGTTTATTTTACCCAAACCTGGAGTGCTGTTGGTGGCAGGGAATGGCAGTGAAGGTGAGTGCTGACGTGGTGCTCACCTCTCCCTAAGGGATTTTTTGCCCTGAGACACCAGCCAGTTGCTCATGTGCTCCGTGGTGACATGGGGCGGGACCTGGCCTTGACTCTGGAGCAGCAGATAATGGACCATGAACTTCTTCTGCAAGTTGAGGTAAGGTGTGAGACCATGCCACGAAATACCATATCATGTGCTATCAGAAGGGCCTCTCGCAACATTTCACAACTACTCATGCCTGACAATTTGCAAGTGATATTAAGAACTCTTATGACCAACTTCTATAAACTGTCTTGAAATACAACTCTTTctgttgtttatgtttttgtgGGATGAATCTTACCTGTTTATTGTAATATGTTTCCTCCCAGCAGGCCTGCAGAGTCTGAAAATAAAGGCTGCTTCTACAGAATTCCTTTGAAGATAATGAAAATAATGATGCTTTGTTATGCACATTATGCACAGGCATTTACACTATGCTAAAATGAATTTCTCCTAAGATTACCTTTGTGGGACCATAAGTGAACTCCGGAATGCACCAAACCCTATCCATGGTAAGATGGGGAAGAAATGCAGCGATATAGATATACGGGATGCTCTAGAGATAACAGGAATGACTTAAAGTTGCGAATGATCAATAACTGTGTTGTCGTCCAATATGCTGCACTTAGAATTGAGTTGTAGGCGATGTTTGGTGCAAAATAGAATGTTTACATTCTATTGCCATGGAGAAATGGAATGTGTAGAACCTGTATAATTGGGTATGGTTCTATGTCTTTATTTCGTGAAAGATTAAGCTCTTTATTATGTCATAATGTGTATATGAGGAcagtcccacagttgtgtcaaattgtcttttgagtggtggaccattcttgatacacacgggagaCTTTGGAGCGtaaaaaatccagcagcgttgcagttcttgacacaaactggtaccccggcacctactaccatgccccGTTGAAAGGcatgtaaatattttgtcttgcccattcaccctctgaacggcacacattcacaatccatgtctcaattatctcaagccttacaatatttttttaaacctttctcctcctctttatctatacttatttaagtggatttaactagtgacatctataagggattatagcgttaacctggattcacctggtcagcatatgtcttggaaagagcaggtgttcttaatgttttatacactcagtgtaaatcaTTGGCACTGACATAAGTTATTTTCAACCATTAACTGGGGCCTTGTTGAGGCCTTAAGTAAGTAATTGCTGATTGAcaataaagtattattttgatGTATGGAAAAAATatggtatgcaattcctatgtagAGAAGGTTCTCTCTGGTAGTTGTTCAATATGACTTCAACTTTTTACAGGGCACTCTTTTTTTCCTTTTCTTTATTAACAAATATCATCAAACAAAAGAGgaatagtcacatgcaaacaagcatactaacaaactatttacattgccaggattcctaaacaaacaaaccatattcattaataatacaagttttaattgcctttttgtttttaattttagTCAGAGTGCTGCCATATTGTTTAAACTcatttataaagtgaaaaaagttaggttttgaattagaccatttgtgaatatgaaatttacctagtattattagcagttgaattaaatataCTACATATTTATCTATGTCAGAATTTCTGAAATGAATCATATCAAAACCAGTGACAAATGCAAAATGGTCTCCTTCTCCATTCCACAGAAATCACAGTTATATTCagcttgtgtcacgccctgaccatagagagccctcggggttctctatggtgttttaggtcagggcgtgactaggggggtttctaggtattatatttctatgttgttgtgtgtgtgtatggttcccaattggaggcagctgataatcgttacctctaattggggatcatacttagtgtgtcctttttcccacctgctatgtgggatattgttttgtgtgagtgcctatgtgcgctacgtgTTTCACGATCGTTATAGCTTTGTTGtttttggaagtttcactattattaaaatgtggaactctactcacactgcaccttggtctaattattcatacgacggtcgtgacagcttgaatctttccaaaacatgtttcacaggataaattctatgtaacattttaaatgaaacTTCCTTTACTTTGTTACTGATACAATATTTCTTAGCAACTTTCCATGCTTTCCGCCATTGTATATCACCATAGATATCTGCCCAAAAGAATCTTGCTGAGGGAATTGTATTATCACAAACAATATTCCTAATCTGTTGATGACATATTATATATTTATGTAAATCTATGTTACTTACATCAACCACAGAGGAATTTAAGagacaacaccccccccccccccatcaaatACAACTGCATATTCTTTCGGGGTTATTGGAATTTTAAACTTATCAAGAAATTCCCCATATGAGAGTAGATATCCATCCTTATTCAGtaactgaccaaccaaaataattGTATTCTCAAACCAGTTATGAAAAAGACATTTTTAAACCGTATATCTTTATTCCATAAAAAGTATCTGTGGGTAAAAATTGTGTTTATACGCTAACATCCAAGCTAATGGAATTTGGCCAACTTTACTGGGATTTTATCAATATCAAAATTACATCGAAGCAAAAATTCTAAACCAACAACAGAGTCAAATAAGTACTTAGGGAAGACATTCCAAATACTGTTCTGGTTCTTAACATACTTCAGAATCCAATTtattttaaaagtattatttagagTATTGAAATCTAAAACCTCAAGACCTCCTTGTTCTTGGGTATTAGTGAGAATATCTTATCGTAGATAGTGAGGCTTGTTCCTCCAAATAAAATGATAAAGAATCTTATCTAAGTCCTTTACAATTTTAGGGGGTAAGTCAAGTGATAACGAGACATAAATCGATCTGGATAACCCTTAAGCTTTGGATAATAAAACCCGACCGTATAACGAAATATCTCTCATCATCCAGAGGTTGAATTTCTTCTTTGTTTTCTCAATAATGGGGTTAAAGTTCTATTCACTCCTTTGTTTTTCATACTTGGATATAACAATTTTAAGATAAGTAACCTAATCTTTAATTGGGATACCATATACTTCCTGTAAAGCACAATCCTTGAGTGGAAATAAGACTGACTTGTTGATTTTAATTTTCAAACCTGAAACTAAGAAAAAGTCTTAAATACAGGAAACTGCTTTAGAAACCTCATTCCTGTCTCTTAAAAATATGGTGGTATCATCAGCCAGTTGACATAGTTTAAATTCCTTGCCAAGTGCTGAAACACATTAAATTCCCTTTCTTGATATGAAAGGCCATAATTTGAGTaaccaataaaaatacaaatggaCTAATTGGGCAGCCCTGTCTAATGCCACGGCCAATATCAAATCTTTGGGATGTCCGGTGAGCTAATTTTACAGAGCTAGTACAACCACTATATAAAGTTTGGACTGCTTTCAAAAAAGTCACCAAACCCCAAAAAACGTATTGCTTTGAACATAAACTCATGTTCTACATTGTCAAAAGCTTTATAAAAATTAACAAACATAAGAAAACTATCATCAAGGATGAGGACATTATAGTCAATCATATCTAAGATCAACCTGATGTTATTACTAATGTGTCGAGCACGCATAAAACCAGATTGTTCTTTATCAATTATATGATGCAAGCCTTGTTTCAACCACTTAGCAAATACAAGGGCAAATAATTTCCCATCATTATTCAACAGGCTAATGGGTCTCCAGTTGTCTATATAAAGAGTATCCTTATTAGGTTTGGGAATCAAAGTAATTACACCTTGCTTTAAGGATGCCGGTAACTCCCCTTTTTCTATTGATTCTTGAAACATAGCAAGAATGAAAGGAATCAAATTATCATTGAATGCTTTATAAAACTCGCTTATTAAACCATCAATCCCAGGGGACCTATTGTCCTTAAGGCTTTTAATACAGTCTTTCATCTCAATGTCAGATAACTCATCATCACTAAAATCCCTGAAATCATTATCTATCTTCTTAGCAATGTTTGCTACATTGTCTAAGAAAAGATCCATATTGGAAATTGGCTGGGCTGATGTATACAGATTCTGATAAAACTGGGCAACATGCTGAGAGATTTCTTTTGGATTTTCATTGGGAGTATTATTAATCATTAATTTACATATGGAAGTCTTTTCGCCTGCGCTTTTTTCTAAATTAAAGAAATATtttgtctttttctctccctcttccatccaTTTTCACCTTGATCTTACAAACGCTCCCCGGGCCTTTTCCTCGTAGATACAGTCTAACTGCATTTGCAATGATGATAGCTCCAGTAATTCCTGATTAGTTAGTTCACTTTTTTTAGTATAATCCATTATTCCCTTTATGATGtcatattctttctctctcttggcacGAGCAATTTCTTTCCCCATTGAAATAGCCAAAATCCTTAATCAAATTTCATTAGCTCCCAGTAACTTCCAAACGTATTCCTAACACAGGCACAATTCCAGTATTTATCATTAATTCCTGCTACTTCCTTCTTAAATACTTCATTCTCTAGTAAAGTCTTGTTCATTTTCCAGTAACCTTTGCTAACTTTTTTTGTTGACAAACCATGCATATTTATCTTTATTGAGATCTCTTTGTGGTCTGTTAAAATCGATGGTTCAATCGAGACTGTATCAACCTTGTCAGCCATATCTTCTGATATCAGCCACAAATCAATATGGGATTGTATAGATACATCTTTGGAACTCCATGTAAACATAATCTTATCTGGGTTCTTATGTCTCCAAATATCTAGAACACCTAACCTTAGACATATATTCCTTATCTCACAAACAGAATTGCTGTCCTTAGGAGGCCATCTATCTAGATTATCATGTAATACTGTATTAAAATCTCCACCCCATATTACTTTGGCCAATGGAAATTTAGACATAATTTTACTTATTTTCCTCTCAATGTCTCTAAATAAAATACAGTTACTTGACTTGTTATTGGAAGCATAAGTATTTACAACAATGAATTGAACATGGTTGACATCTACCAATAGTATAATCCATCTCCCTGTATTACCTGCTTCATGACTGAATATATGACCCTTAAAGTTGCCTTTTAAAATAGCGACACCTGCTGACCGATTAGTACCAAATGAAAACCAAATATCATTCCCCCATTGACACTTCCAAAACGTAGTATCTGTTGAACAGGCATGAGTTTCTTGAACGAAATAAAAGTCGGCACTCTTAcccttacaatacaaaaacaaatatttCCTTTTCAAAATATTACGGATTCCCCTGGCATTAATAGAAAAAAACAGAAATGGACATTTACTATCACAGTGACTATATGAAGAATATTAAACTTGTATTTGTTCACATGAATCAGGGTCTCACAAAAAGAAAAGTTCTTACTAGTTGCAAATAAAAACAGTCCTTTTACAATTTAAAATAACATTGTACCATGGATTGGTAAAAACTAATAGCCATCAAGCTAACATTAAGTGTCAGTGCGAATTTCCCtgccataaaaatatatatatatatataaaataagttTGGCTCACACAAACAATGCTCTTTCCTCAAGAAATATAAAGTTTTATCAGATGCAAATAAAACTCAGTCCTGCACAAGTCACTTGATAAATCCAGCAGTCAACAAACTAGGCGTCAGCGTGAATTTCCCTTCCATTACCAAAAGCCTTAGCTCCCCAAAGTATGCACTTTCCCCTTCCTTCCTTGCTCTCTCAATCATCGGTCACAGACGATTCCGAGCTTCTTTGTCAGATCCTCAGGTTGTTGTTCTTTAAATAGCCATTTTTCTTTGCACTTTTCCATGTCATATCCCTCGCTGTCTTGGAGATGAATCTCATGATCACTGGTCGTGGTGGCTGGTTGTTTTCCCCATCTCTCAGCCTACCCAGGCGGTGCACTACATCCAGAGAACCTGCAACAACATTTCGCTCCTCCTATTGCCCTGCAAATGTCCTAAACTCTTGCTTTGATGTTCTCGTCAGATTTTTCTGCTATTCCATCAATTCTAAGACTCCATCTCCGACTATACCGGTCATTCTCGTTTACCTTTGACTCCATTTCAGTGAGTTTCTTCTCTTGCTTTGCAACCTGAATGTTCAATGTTGCGTTGTGCTGCTTCAGAGTTTTTACTTCCTCAGCACTGAAATCAATTCGATTTGTTCAGGTTA is part of the Salmo trutta chromosome 34, fSalTru1.1, whole genome shotgun sequence genome and encodes:
- the LOC115173144 gene encoding pheromone-regulated protein PRM7-like yields the protein MMDIEHEAFCKLRRSMHSTSPADIDPKVHSIVERAVRSILGEQSNEPRSNLLSPSQVVVEVVPRLLLALWLQPEEGHSEHPILISGMAVGMVAAVVEKLSCMLKDPSPHIPFSLAAAFDSVRSILGRISQSFSTDDLQSPFYMSSVCAFVVNEVQSRFQPPTATLPAPPVLPVAVSTPRPADIQAVVELIRIVVVTHDTDPASSHLEVVKVTPNTEADVCSSHLEVVDITPKTEADPASSHLEVQDITPKTEAGPASSHLEVQDITPKTEADPASSHLNVVDITPNTEADPASSHLEVVDITLNTEADPASSHLNVVDITLNTEAGPASSHLEVQDITPKTETDPASSHLNVVDITLNTEADPASSHLNIVDITPNTEAEPISSLLEVVDITPEERTLTMAVFTTLPADIQAEDVAVVIPDVTPHVTKDVTLDVPCRARKGAVRRLFCRLWRAVSCCACYKEEEEQY